CACGTACCCGGTGCGCAGCCAGTCGAGCATGAGCTGCGCGCTGAGCTGCCCGCTCTGGAACAGGTGCTGGCGTACGGTGGTGAGCTTGGCAAAGCCCGCCGCCTGGATATCGTCGAAGCCGATCACAGCCAGGTCTTCAGGGACGCGCAGGTCCAGGTCGGACGCGGCACCGAGCACGCCGAAGGCCAGCGTGTCGATGGCGGCGAAGATCGCCGTGGGCCGCTCCGGCTGGCTGAGGATCTCGCGCGCCGCCTGCCGGGCATGGTCTTCACCATGCAGACAGAAGCGGCACCAGTTCGGGTTGACGGGCAGCCCGGTAGCTTGCAGCCGGTCCTTGAACCCGTCGAAGCGGTCACGCGCACTGGTGAAGCCGAACGATTCTTCCTCCACCCGGTCGCCGATGAAGCCCAGGCGGGTATGCCCGTGCTTTAGCAGGTAGTCGGTCGCCATCTGGCCACCACGGAAGTTGTCGATCAGCAGGTGCGGGTAGCGCCGGACGTGCACCGTGTCGTCCACGACCACGATCGGCAGGTCGGGGTTGGCGTCGTAGGTTTCTTCTTCTGAGATGGGCAGCGCCAGGATGAACAGCCCGTCAACGCGGTTTTGCAGCACCAGCCCGGCCAAACGACGCCGGAGTTGTGCGGTCGAGCGGATGCTGTAGAGGGTCAGGTCATAGTCGGTTCCATCGAGCACATCCTGGATGCCGGACAGGCGCTCGACGAAGGAGGGGAACGTAAAGAAGGGACTGACGACGCCGATGGTGAACGTTTTGCCGCCCGAGAGCTGCCGCGCCGCGCTGTTGGGGCTGAAGTCCAGCTCGTCGATCGCGACCAGCACGCGCTGGCGGGTAATTTCGCGCACCTGATCGCTGCCGTTCAGCACGCGGGAGACTGTACCCACGCCGACACCGGCACGCTTGGCGACATCACGAATCGTTGGGGTCCGCATAAAAAATGTTCCAAACTCTGCACTGCTAAGTGTCTATGGAAACGGTTCCATTTGTACATCCATTATAGTCAAGGATTTAGCACGCTGTCAACCGACTGGCAATATCTGTGCAGGAATCCGGTTGCGCGCGGCCCGCCGGATTTGTACAAAGTGTGGTACTGCGCTCCTGTTTTTCTCCCGGATTCGGTGACTATAATGGAGTGATCCGCACACCTCCCCCTGCCGCTCTGCGGCAGGCATCGCCCCCACTTTTATTTTCTGCACGTATCAAAATCGAGGGTGTAACATGTTCCGCAAATCGTTCGTGATCCTGCTGGCTTTACTCATGGTGGCCGGGGTCGCCTCGGCGCAAGATGGGCCGGACCTTCCGGCTGCGCCCGGCGAGCTGGTGGACATCGGCGGCTATTCACTGCACATTTACTGCGAGGGCGAGGGCGGCCCAACGGTGATCATTGACGCCGGGCTGGGCGACAGTTCACTGCGCGTCCGCGCGCTGCAAGACTCGATCGCGGAGTTCACGCAGGTCTGCGCCTACGACCGCGCCGGGTACGCCTGGAGCGATGCCGGTCCTGAGCCGCGCACCAGCCAACAGATCGTTGACGAGCTGGCGCTGCTGCTGGACGGGGCCGGGCTGGAAGGGCCGTTCGTGTTGGTCGGGCACTCGTTCGGCGGCCTGAACGTGAATTTGTTCGCCAGCGAGCATCCCGATCTGGTGGCGGGCGTGGTACTGGTCGATTCGTCGCACCCGGACCAGATGAACCAGATGAGCGAGATTCCCGAAGTGACGGCGCTCGACGCGATGGAAATGGACATGTACGCGGGGCTGGCCGAACAGGCCGAAGCGGGTGAGCTGGCGGTCGAGGACGTCGCGCCGATGATGCCGGCAGATCTGGCCGAGGACCTGCAGGCAGACTGGGCTGCGCTGTTCATCCAGCCCAAGAACCTGGAAGCGCCGGTCGCGGAGTTCGATTCGCTGGACGAAAGTTTGGCGCAGGTGGCGGAGAGCGACGATCTGGGCGACATCCCGCTGATCGTCATCGCGCATGGCCTCAAGAACAGCGAGGTCATCCCCGCCGAAGTGCTGGACGCCTACGGCATCACCGCCGAGGCGCTGGACACGTTCGATGAGATCTGGCGCGGGCTGCAGGAAGATCTGGCGACGCGCTCGACCGAGAGCCAGCTCATCGTCGCGGACGAAAGCACGCACTACGTCTACCTGATGCAGCCGGACATCGTGATCGATGCCGTGCAGGAGCTGGTGGACGCGGCCCAATAGCCGCGCACCTGCCTGAACGACCTTAGAGTGTGTCCGCAAACCCTCAACCCCCGGCCCCTTCTCACCGGGGGAGAAGGGGAGCCACTCTATTAACGCTCCGGGTCTTGAGGGATAGGGATCATACCAAAAGCCCCTTTGCAGACACGCCCTTACACCGCAGCGCCCGCGCCGCCTTGACGCGGGCGTTTGCGTGTCATATCCCCGCTATCCGGCGACGGTGGGCAGCGCCTCTTCGAGCGTTTGCATGATCGTCTCGGCGGGCATTACCTTGCCGTAAGCCTGGTTCAGCGCGGCCAGGAACGCCGTGTGCACGTCCGCCGCGACGACGGTCCGCCCATCCAGCGTCAAGTCGCGTGTGGCGCAGGCATCTTGCGCCACCCAGCACTCGAAGCCGAAATCGACCGCCGCACGCGCCGCCGCATGGACGCACATGTGCGTCATCATGCCCGCGATCACCAGCCGTTCGATTCCCAGCGCGTGCAGGTGTTCCAGCAGCGGCGTCTCGCGGAAGCTGTTGGGGTAATGCTTCACGATCACCGTCTCGCCGTCGAGCGGCTTCACCGAGGCGTGAATCTCCGCGCCCTCCGTACCCGGCAGAAAGAACGTCGCGCTGGGGCGGATGCCGATGTGCTGGATGTGCACCACGGGCAGGTCGTGCTGGCGGAAGAAGGCCAGCAGCCGCCCGGCGACCTCACCCGCCGCGTCGCTGGCGACCAACGCCATCTTGCCGCCGGGGAAATAATCGTTCTGGATATCGACCAACAGCAGGGCGGTCTTCATAGGGCTGCCTCCTCAGGAAATGGGACAGGCTGGCGGCACGCGCCGCGCGCAAACACATGCTGCAAAACAATACATCGGATTTCTGCGCCGTGAAAGCAGCATGTTTCGGTACTCTACTGGAACTGGCGTGAATTGACATTGGGTGTCAATCGACTGGTGCCAGATATCATGCTTTAGGGGGCGATCAGGGAGTGCGGTTACCGGTCAGACTCCCAGTTGGCGGGCTGTGGCAGCGTCACGGTGAACGCGGTGCCGCGCCCGACCTCGCTCTCAAAAGTGATGCTACCCCGGCACAGGTTGACCGACTGCTTGACGATGGCCAGCCCCAGCCCCGTGCCCGGCGTGCCTCCTACGTTCGAGGCCCGGTGAAACAGCTCGAACAGGTGCGCCTGGTCTGCGCTGGGGATGCCGATACCCTCGTCTTCGACGCGCAGCATGATGTCGTTCGGTGTGCAGGTCATTTCCAGCGACACGCGGCTTCCGGCAGGCGAATACTTGATCGCATTCGAGAGCAAATTGCCGACGATGTGCCGCAGCAGCTTGCTGTCGGTGATGATGTGGGTGCAATTGCCCGACGCGGTGAAGTCCAGTTGGTGCTGGCTCCCGATCGTTTGCTGGAACTCGGCTACTCGCTCCTGGCAGAACGCTCTCAGGTTGACGAGAGTCGGGCGAAACTCCAGCTTGCCGCTCTCGGACATGGTGACCGTCAGCACGTCGTCCATCAGCTCGATCATGGTATTGATACTGGACGTAATCCGGCTGAAGCTCTCGGCCTGCTCGGCTCCGTTCATGCGGCTGCCGTAGTGCTTCAGCAGGTCGCTCGTGGACTGGATCACGGCCAGCGGCGTGCGAAATTCGTGCGAGGCCATCGAGACGAAGCGCGACTTCAGCTCATTCAGCTCCATCTCGCGCTCCAGCGTCTGGCGGAGTTGTTCTGCAGCCTGCTTGAGCTGCGTAATGTCGCGCCCGACAGTCTGATATTCGACAAAGTTGCCCATCTCGTCGAAGAGCATGCGGGTTACCCAACTGATCCACTGGACGCCGCCACTTGGCAGCGTCATGAACATTTCGATGGACCCGATCGGCATTCCGTGGTGGATCGATGCGACATGCTGTTGAAGGCGTGTCCGTTCCGGTTCGGGCAGTTGCAAAAACCAGGAGGTTCCGATGATCTCATCGTCCGTGGTGTTAAACATGGTGCAGTACGCCCGGTTGACGAAGGTCAGAATACCGCCCGGCAGATAGCGACACACCATGTCGATCTGGTCTTCGACTATCGCCCGGTAGCGGGCTTCGCTGCGCTGCACTTCGGTGGTGCGCTCGGCAACGCGCTGCTCCAACAGGGAGGCGTGCGAGCGGATCTCTTCGTACAACTGCGCGCGCTCGATGGCGATGGATGTCTGGTCCGCAAACGCTTGCAACCGCTGCACGTGTGTTTTGGTGAAGAAGCCCGGCGTTGCACTGTCGAGGTTGACGAAGCCAAGCACCAGCCCGTGCGACCGGATGGGAACGGCCACGTGCGACCGCACCCAGGACGTCAGGGGATCGAGAAACCAGCCGGGATAGTTCTCGGTGTAAGGGACCAGGAACGGCTTGTTGCTGACGAACATTTCTTGCAGGTTGGGCGCTTCGGCCAGCGGCAGGACGAACTCGCGCAGCAGGGCTTCCAATTCCGGTGGGTAGCCGCGCCAGTAGGCCGGGCGCGCCTGCCCCCCTTCAAGCAGCATGATGTTGGCGGCGTCATGCGGTGCCACCCGTGCAACGTTTTCCAGAATGCTGATCATCATGGTTTCGAGATCGGGGGCGCTGCTCAATGCGGCGGCGGTGTCGCGCAGAGCCTCAGCCAGCACACGCTGCTCGCGCTCGGCACGCTGCGCGCGCACGCGCTCGGTGATGTCCTGGGCGACGACCAGGGCGGCTGCGTGCCTGCCAAAGGTCAGGGTATGGGACGTAATTTCCACGTCGATGATCCGCCCATCCTTCAGCTTGTGACGCCACTCGCCGGATCGCTGCAGCACGGGGCGATTATCTTTGGCGTCGGCCAGCAGCCGCTCGACATCCTCCTGGGGGCGAATATCGGCCAGATGCATGCAAAGAAACTCGTCCCGTGAAAAGCCGTAGTGCGCGATCGCCGATTCGTTGACCTCCAGAAATCGCAGCGTTTCGAGGTCGTACACCCACATCGGGTGTGGATTTGCCGCGAACAGCAGCCGGAACGTTTCCTCACTGTCGCGCAGCCGCGCCTGGACCTGCTCGCGCTCTGTGACGTCGCGTGCGATCCCTTCGATGGCAATCAGGCGACCTTGCTCGTCGTGGACCGGCACATGGCGGATCTCGACCCAGATCAAATCGCCTGCCTTGTTCTCCAACTGGATCGCGCGAGGATCGTTGAGAATTGTCAGGTCGTGGTCGGATTCCGCTTGCGGCAGATCGAATGGGCGAAAGATCTGGGCCGTTAATTCCGGGTTGGCGTAGTAGTCGTCGGGAGCATAGCCGGTGATGGCGGCCACTGCGGGGTTGACGTAGTCGAACCCCGGTTCTGGCCCCAGGCGATAGCGGTAGATGATGTCCTGCGCGTTTTCAGCCAGCCGCCGGTAACGCGCCTCGCTCTCTCGGAGCGCTTTTTGTTCCTGCACCAACTGGCTGCGGTAGTAGGCATTTTCGAGCGCAGCCGGCAGTTGGAGCAGGTAGCGCTCGTGCTTGACCAGATAATCGGCAGCGCCCAGGCGCAGGGCTTGGGTGGCGATTTCCTCGTTGCCCTGCCCGGTGATCAGCAGCACCGGCATCTTGAATTCGCGGTTTTGCTGGAGGGCTTTCAACAGGTCCAGTGCGTTCAGATCGCCGAGCTGGTAATCAAGCAGCAGCAAATCGTAGGGGAGGGGGGTGAGCGGCGCGGGGTCGAGCAACTGGAGCACGTCGGCGGCCTGATGCGTAACGTCGAGCAAAATATGCGGTGCGTGCCGGGCCAGGTGGCGGCGGGTCAGATCCAGATCGATCGGGTCATCTTCGATGTACAGCACCCGGATCGGGTGCGACCTGCGCTGTGCCTCCGCATTGAAATTGCTCAGCGCCGTTTTGAGCGACAGCGGCAGTTGGTCCAGGTAGTTCTTGCGTTTGACCACATAGTCGTCTGCGCCTGCTTTCAGTGCGTTGACGGCGGCCTCTTCGTTTCCGGAGCCGGTCAGGATCACAACTGCGATGGGCAGCTCTTGCTGTCGCACTTCACGCAGCAGATCCAGGCCGCTCCCGTCTGGCAGGGCCAGATCGATTAACAGCACGTCGTACGGGTCTGGCTGAGAGAGATACGCGCGCGCGTCGGCCAGAGTCGGCGCGTTATCGAGGTAGACATTCTGCATGAGGCGGCGCAGGTTGCGCTGCGTCAGAT
This sequence is a window from Aggregatilinea lenta. Protein-coding genes within it:
- a CDS encoding LacI family DNA-binding transcriptional regulator, with amino-acid sequence MRTPTIRDVAKRAGVGVGTVSRVLNGSDQVREITRQRVLVAIDELDFSPNSAARQLSGGKTFTIGVVSPFFTFPSFVERLSGIQDVLDGTDYDLTLYSIRSTAQLRRRLAGLVLQNRVDGLFILALPISEEETYDANPDLPIVVVDDTVHVRRYPHLLIDNFRGGQMATDYLLKHGHTRLGFIGDRVEEESFGFTSARDRFDGFKDRLQATGLPVNPNWCRFCLHGEDHARQAAREILSQPERPTAIFAAIDTLAFGVLGAASDLDLRVPEDLAVIGFDDIQAAGFAKLTTVRQHLFQSGQLSAQLMLDWLRTGYVPADRWTLTMPLEIVDRSTV
- a CDS encoding alpha/beta fold hydrolase, which codes for MFRKSFVILLALLMVAGVASAQDGPDLPAAPGELVDIGGYSLHIYCEGEGGPTVIIDAGLGDSSLRVRALQDSIAEFTQVCAYDRAGYAWSDAGPEPRTSQQIVDELALLLDGAGLEGPFVLVGHSFGGLNVNLFASEHPDLVAGVVLVDSSHPDQMNQMSEIPEVTALDAMEMDMYAGLAEQAEAGELAVEDVAPMMPADLAEDLQADWAALFIQPKNLEAPVAEFDSLDESLAQVAESDDLGDIPLIVIAHGLKNSEVIPAEVLDAYGITAEALDTFDEIWRGLQEDLATRSTESQLIVADESTHYVYLMQPDIVIDAVQELVDAAQ
- a CDS encoding cysteine hydrolase family protein, translating into MKTALLLVDIQNDYFPGGKMALVASDAAGEVAGRLLAFFRQHDLPVVHIQHIGIRPSATFFLPGTEGAEIHASVKPLDGETVIVKHYPNSFRETPLLEHLHALGIERLVIAGMMTHMCVHAAARAAVDFGFECWVAQDACATRDLTLDGRTVVAADVHTAFLAALNQAYGKVMPAETIMQTLEEALPTVAG
- a CDS encoding PAS domain S-box protein; protein product: MKILYVEDNPHDVDLTQRNLRRLMQNVYLDNAPTLADARAYLSQPDPYDVLLIDLALPDGSGLDLLREVRQQELPIAVVILTGSGNEEAAVNALKAGADDYVVKRKNYLDQLPLSLKTALSNFNAEAQRRSHPIRVLYIEDDPIDLDLTRRHLARHAPHILLDVTHQAADVLQLLDPAPLTPLPYDLLLLDYQLGDLNALDLLKALQQNREFKMPVLLITGQGNEEIATQALRLGAADYLVKHERYLLQLPAALENAYYRSQLVQEQKALRESEARYRRLAENAQDIIYRYRLGPEPGFDYVNPAVAAITGYAPDDYYANPELTAQIFRPFDLPQAESDHDLTILNDPRAIQLENKAGDLIWVEIRHVPVHDEQGRLIAIEGIARDVTEREQVQARLRDSEETFRLLFAANPHPMWVYDLETLRFLEVNESAIAHYGFSRDEFLCMHLADIRPQEDVERLLADAKDNRPVLQRSGEWRHKLKDGRIIDVEITSHTLTFGRHAAALVVAQDITERVRAQRAEREQRVLAEALRDTAAALSSAPDLETMMISILENVARVAPHDAANIMLLEGGQARPAYWRGYPPELEALLREFVLPLAEAPNLQEMFVSNKPFLVPYTENYPGWFLDPLTSWVRSHVAVPIRSHGLVLGFVNLDSATPGFFTKTHVQRLQAFADQTSIAIERAQLYEEIRSHASLLEQRVAERTTEVQRSEARYRAIVEDQIDMVCRYLPGGILTFVNRAYCTMFNTTDDEIIGTSWFLQLPEPERTRLQQHVASIHHGMPIGSIEMFMTLPSGGVQWISWVTRMLFDEMGNFVEYQTVGRDITQLKQAAEQLRQTLEREMELNELKSRFVSMASHEFRTPLAVIQSTSDLLKHYGSRMNGAEQAESFSRITSSINTMIELMDDVLTVTMSESGKLEFRPTLVNLRAFCQERVAEFQQTIGSQHQLDFTASGNCTHIITDSKLLRHIVGNLLSNAIKYSPAGSRVSLEMTCTPNDIMLRVEDEGIGIPSADQAHLFELFHRASNVGGTPGTGLGLAIVKQSVNLCRGSITFESEVGRGTAFTVTLPQPANWESDR